In the genome of Sphingomonas alpina, the window GCCTCGCATGTTCAAGGCAAAGATCCTGCTGGAGAATAATCGCGTGGTGATCGCGGTGGAGATGAACGGCAAGGGGCCGTATATTTTCATGATCGACACCGGCACGTATGTCAGCCTGATCCGCCCCGACCTCGCCAAAGAGCTGAAGCTGCCGGTTCAGGGCCATGAACAAACGCGCGGCGTCGGCGGGAAGCAGGATGGCTTCGCGATCCACCTCGCCAAGGATTTCATCATCGGCGGTACGATCCGCCAGCCCGCGGTCGCGCTCGAGGCGTCGTTCGACTTCGGCTATCAGCAAGACATATACGGCGCGCTGGCGGCGGGGGTTCTCACCACCGTCGATACCGATCTTGATCTCGATGCCGGCGAACTGCGGATCTATCCCGATGGGCGTGGCGAGCGTTCCGGCTATGTCGCGCTCGATTCGGAAATCCCGCGGATCGAATCGACGCAGCGCGGATCGCGCAAGATTGCGGCGGCGCTGACGCTGGATGGGCGTCCGATCCGGTGCATGCTGGATACCGGCTCACCCGCCCATCTGCTGCTCAACCGAACGGCGTCGCGGCGATTGGAGCTGTGGGACGACAATCGCCCATATGCCCCGAACCGTCCGCAGGGAATCGGCCGTGCCGGCCCGGTCGCGCGGACCATCCGGGCGGGGTCGCTGATCATGGGGGATTCGCGCGAGGATCGGCCGCTGATCTCGCTGCTGGGCAATGATATCGGCGACGATTTCGACGGAATCGTCGGGATGTCGTTCCTTCGCCGCTTCAATATGTCGATCGATACGCGCGGGCGAAAATTATGGGTCCAGCCGAGCCATCAGAAGCCTGCTCCGGAACGTTATGGGTTGAGCGGCTTGTGGCTCGACCAGGAAGGCGAGCGGATCGAGGTCGAGGCCGTCGGCACGGGAAGCCCGGCGGCGGCGGCCGGGATCGTGGCGGGCGACCGGATCGTCGACATGTCATGGCGCGACGCGCTTGCCGCGATCACCGGGCCGCCGGGACGGACCGTGCGGCTGAAGGTGGAACGCGGCACCACGCGCCGCGAGGTCGAATTCGCGCTGAAGCTCTTTCTGTGAGGCGAATGGGCAGGTATCGTTCCGCCAGCCCTGGCCTCACACCATCACCGCCAGCAGATCGTCGAGCGCCACGCTGGCAAAGGTGGTGAAGCTGTCCGCGACGCCGTACGGCAGCAGCAATCGCCGGTCATGCACCAGGCCGCCGCAGCTATAGACGACATTGGGCACATAGCCGTCGCGCTCCTTCGGACTCGGATGGACCAAAGGCAGCTTCATGCGCTTGATCACTTTCGACGGATCGTCCCGGTCGAGCAGGCACGCACCGATGCAGTAATTGCGCACCGTGCCGACACCGTGCGTGAGCAGCAGCCAGCCTTCCTCGATCTCGATCGGCGAGCCGCAATTTCCCATCTGGACGAATTCCCAGAACCATTTCGGCGTGACGATCTTCTCGCCACCGTCCCAGGTGTAGAGATCGTCGGAATACATCAGCCAGATATTCTCATTGTCCTGCCGGCTGAGCATCGCATAACGCCCGCCGATCCGGCGCGGGAACAACGCCATGCCCTTGGCCGCGGCCGCCGCGCCGTGCAGCGGACGCATTTCGAAGCTGCGGAAATCATGCGCGCGCAGCAGCTCGGATCGCGCCACCGACCCGCTGAACGCGGTATAGGTGCCGAGATACTGGACGCTCCCGTCATCCTCGACGAAGCGTACCATGCGCAGGTCCTCGATCCCCTGGTGCTGGCTCGGCGTGACCGGGAACAGGACGGTTTCCGATGGATCCTGGCTGCCCGGAAAAACCACCCGGGTGACTGCATCATCGCCTTCGCCATCGACCGAATCGATCTGCGGCGACACCACGGTGACGCTCGGCGGATCGACCGTCACATAGCCATTCTCGGCCCAGGTGCCGCAGCGAAAGGTGACTGACGACACATGCCCCTCGCCAATTCCGCGCAGCGACATGGCGAAGCGGATCGTGCCCTCGGCCAGGTTCGACTGGTCGGGGTGCATGAGGATGCACGGGTTGAACAAGGCGGCGGATTCGAACGAATATTCCTCGCTGAAATAGGCGCCGATCAGCAGCGATCGATCGCGGTCGAGATGCTCCTCTTCCTCCGTCAGTGCTTCCACCTCGGTGAAACGGCGGAGCAGAGTCGCTTCGACATCGCGGTGCCGCTCGGACAGTGAGGTGACGACCCGGTCGAGTTCGGTGCGCAACTCATCGTCGTCGAGCGACATCACGCGGGCGATGATCCGCTCCGCGCGCGGGTGGCCTTTGACGACGAAAGGGCCGGGATCCTCGAGCGAGAAGGGCCGGATTACGGTGCGCGCAGGGTCGGGCCGCAGGATCAGGGCCGAATGCGTCATGATGTCGGTTCCGGCCATTGGCGATCCTTTGTTGCGCTGCAGTGCCGGTTCTACTCCGCTGAGGGGTTTTGGTTGCCCGCTAAATGGCGCGCGACATCGTTACCTGCATCGGCCGGCGCGGACGCAGCACGGCTGGGCGCCGGAACGGTCGAATCGAGCGGTGCGCTATTCGCCGGGTGCTTCACCCGGCGAGTCGTCCGGCGGGCCACCCGGTATGGGGCGCCGGTTCGACGGCTTCTCGGTAGTGATCGTCAGATCATAGCGGATGCGCACCCATGCGCCGATCACCGGACGGCCGTTGATCCTGGGCGGCCTGACCCGGAACTGCCATGCGGCCTGGCGCATCGCCCGCGCCAGGCCCGAGCCGGGCGGCGATTCGCCGAGCACACGGCAGTTTTCGACGCGGTAATCCGGGATCGTCTTGCACGCGATCAGCCCCCAGCCGGTCTGATGGGCACTGGCCGGCAGATAACCGTTTATCTCGGCCGAGGTCGGCTCGCGATACCATTCGGCGTTGTAGAGCGTCTCGCCGCCGGGGCCTTCGCCAGGACCATAGATGCCTTTGCTGTCCTTGCCGGACGACTGGCCGTCACCGCTGCCAGGATGTCTGGGCAGCTTGGAAAGATCGGCGGCCTCGAACATCTCCTTGCCGCCGATCAGGAACGGCATTTCGGGTTGCGGCGGCTTTGGCGAATGGGCCTCCGCCGGCGGCGTCGGGCGCGGCGGCGGCGCGCCGCCGGTCGGACGCTTGGCTTTGGCGACGACGGGTGTGGGTGGGGCGGGCTTGGGCTCGGGGAGCAGCCGGAAGGCGTTGGGCCGATGCGGCTTCTCCGGCGGGGGCGGCGCCTCGGGAGCGAGCTTCACCAGCACGATCACGACCAGGATATGGGCAATCAGCGCAAGCCCCAGGCCGGTAGCCCGACGCCTGTCCGACGAGGATTGGTAAGACGCCGGATACATCGCCGGATCGCCTAGACCTCGCGGCAACGCGCCGCAACCGCCATGTGCGATCGTCCCGAATTAAGACTTTGGTAACCATAAGTTGCGCTGGTCGAAATCGTAAACGCGGCGTTAACTGTTGGTCATGCGAAGCCAGTTTGCCTCCGGTGCTCCAGCGCCCCGCCACCCCTTCCGGCAGACCCTGGCGCCTGCCCGGAACACGGAGCGCCTGCGCAATGAAGACGGCGATCTGAAGCTCTTCGTGCTGAGCTTCACCGCCTTTTTCATCTGCATCTACAGCTTCATTTTCTAGCGCAAACCCGGTTCGGGCCGGTCCACCTGCTCTGTTAGCCGTGACCCGGTCGAGGGGCAGAGGCTGGCAATCGATGCGGAGGAACGGGGTAATTTTTGATCTGAGCTACCCAGTCATCCCCGCTTTCGCGGGGATGACGAATGACGTCTATTCAAGGAAATTCTAGTTAAATATCTGATATAATTGAATTATATTACTTGCCTTGAGATGGCGGGAAGGGAGATATGCGACATTTCGGTGTCCCATATCTCAACGCTCTCGCCAGGGCGGCCGCCCGAAATATGCGAATGACCAGTGTCCCATATCTCGACCCTCTCGCCGCGACGACCGCCTGAGATATGCGAATGACCGGTGTCCCATATCTCCCGCCGCCAATCCCCGGTCCTGCTCCACGGCCCGGTCACGGATGGCGATTCAAGCATCACAAAGGATCTGGCATCTCATCCTTGCCGGGCCGATGCCGGCACGCTTTTTCTCCCAGCGTGCTCTTTCTCCCAGCGTGCTCTTTCTCAGTGTCGAAAACAGCCTTGCAGGAGCGCTGCACTCGATGCGCTAGTCGCAGGCGAGGTGCAGCTTCTGCGCGATCCACGCCGAGACGAGGCACATGCCGGCGACCAGCAGCATCATGTCCTCGGGCGAGACTCCGAGCCAGATCAGGAACAGCACGGTGAACGCGCCGACCGTCATCGCACCGGAATTAACGACATTGTTCGCCGCGACGGTGCGTGCGGTCTGGTCCTTGGTCACCGTCGTGGTGAGGAAGGCATAGAGCGGCACGACGAACATGCCGCCGGTGATCGCGATCGCGAGCAGCGACAGGATCACCGGGATCGAGCGTGGCTGGCTGATGAATTCCACCACGCCGTAGAGATGACCGTCGGCCGCCGGCACCCAGGAGCGGGCGAGCAGCGAGAAGACCACGACAAAGCCGCCCATCGCGATGACCGAAACGGGGGAGTATTTCGCCGAAATCTTGCCCTTCAGCATCGAGTTGATGATCACCGATCCGATCGCGACGCCGACCGAGAAGATCGCGATCACCATGCTGGCGACGCGTTCGTCGGCAGTCAGCACATTCTTCACCAGCGGTGGGAAGACGATGATCAGCACCGAGCCGATCGTCCAGAAGAAGGAGATCGCGCAGATCGCCAGGAACAGGCGTGGGATGTGCATCGTCGCTGCGATCAGCCGCCACGAGGCGGTGAAGGGGTTGTAATTGAGCTTGAGCACCGCGCCCTCGCGCGGCGCAGGCGGCACTTGCCGCCCCGAGAACCAGCCGATCAGCGCGACCACCAGCACGGTCACCGCCGCGCCCTCGGCCGAGATCCAGCCGGCAACGACGGTGCCCATCAGGATGGCGAGATAGGTGCCGGCTTCGACCAGGCCGGTGCCGCCAAGCACTTCCTCGGGTTTCAGATGCTGCGGCAGGATCGCGTATTTGATCGGCCCGAAAAAGGTCGAATGAATGCCCAGGCCGAACACCGCCGTGAGCATCATGAACATGCCGATGCCGGTATGGCCGGCCTTGGCGACGAGAAGCCCTGCGGCGCCGAGCAGCATGATCAGGATTTCCGCCGTTTTCACGATGCGGATGATCTTCGCCTTGTCGGTCGTGTCGGCGAGCTGGCCGGACAGTGCGGAGAGCAGGAAGAAGGAAATGATGCTGAGGCCGGTGGCCAGCGCGTTGAAGTTCGATTCGGTCGCCGGGTCATTGAAGATTTGGTAGGTCGCAAACAGGACCATCGAGGTCTTGAACAGATTGTCGTT includes:
- a CDS encoding aspartyl protease family protein; translation: MADIDRRAVLTMLTAAGLIGPGAALAAAPRMFKAKILLENNRVVIAVEMNGKGPYIFMIDTGTYVSLIRPDLAKELKLPVQGHEQTRGVGGKQDGFAIHLAKDFIIGGTIRQPAVALEASFDFGYQQDIYGALAAGVLTTVDTDLDLDAGELRIYPDGRGERSGYVALDSEIPRIESTQRGSRKIAAALTLDGRPIRCMLDTGSPAHLLLNRTASRRLELWDDNRPYAPNRPQGIGRAGPVARTIRAGSLIMGDSREDRPLISLLGNDIGDDFDGIVGMSFLRRFNMSIDTRGRKLWVQPSHQKPAPERYGLSGLWLDQEGERIEVEAVGTGSPAAAAGIVAGDRIVDMSWRDALAAITGPPGRTVRLKVERGTTRREVEFALKLFL
- a CDS encoding glycoside hydrolase family 130 protein codes for the protein MAGTDIMTHSALILRPDPARTVIRPFSLEDPGPFVVKGHPRAERIIARVMSLDDDELRTELDRVVTSLSERHRDVEATLLRRFTEVEALTEEEEHLDRDRSLLIGAYFSEEYSFESAALFNPCILMHPDQSNLAEGTIRFAMSLRGIGEGHVSSVTFRCGTWAENGYVTVDPPSVTVVSPQIDSVDGEGDDAVTRVVFPGSQDPSETVLFPVTPSQHQGIEDLRMVRFVEDDGSVQYLGTYTAFSGSVARSELLRAHDFRSFEMRPLHGAAAAAKGMALFPRRIGGRYAMLSRQDNENIWLMYSDDLYTWDGGEKIVTPKWFWEFVQMGNCGSPIEIEEGWLLLTHGVGTVRNYCIGACLLDRDDPSKVIKRMKLPLVHPSPKERDGYVPNVVYSCGGLVHDRRLLLPYGVADSFTTFASVALDDLLAVMV
- a CDS encoding MFS transporter, coding for MLTALGLLKERRFLPLFTTQFLGAFNDNLFKTSMVLFATYQIFNDPATESNFNALATGLSIISFFLLSALSGQLADTTDKAKIIRIVKTAEILIMLLGAAGLLVAKAGHTGIGMFMMLTAVFGLGIHSTFFGPIKYAILPQHLKPEEVLGGTGLVEAGTYLAILMGTVVAGWISAEGAAVTVLVVALIGWFSGRQVPPAPREGAVLKLNYNPFTASWRLIAATMHIPRLFLAICAISFFWTIGSVLIIVFPPLVKNVLTADERVASMVIAIFSVGVAIGSVIINSMLKGKISAKYSPVSVIAMGGFVVVFSLLARSWVPAADGHLYGVVEFISQPRSIPVILSLLAIAITGGMFVVPLYAFLTTTVTKDQTARTVAANNVVNSGAMTVGAFTVLFLIWLGVSPEDMMLLVAGMCLVSAWIAQKLHLACD